The sequence below is a genomic window from Mytilus edulis chromosome 2, xbMytEdul2.2, whole genome shotgun sequence.
atatagacaaagcatattagctgaaatgaaagacaagaatacaaaaataattatagaacaaatcaataacacaatgatggaaTGTATTAgaacagagtcacgtcaaatggatatattaccacaaaacaaactaaacagtaaaagtaatattgataaagacaaattaaagaatatcATAACACGTTATCAAGACGATAAACAGCGTCAGTATCCAGAATCTAGACTCCAAGactatcgtgtattatttgtaaagttgaaacggaatatttatcaacaagttcttgtAACTACCAATGATAACATAAGTTAAACCTAGCTTTTTCTAGTATAGTTTACGAGCTCCTTATTTTATGATTTAATATCAACAGAATGTTTTACAGTAACTCTTTGACATGACATGTTTGGTACCATGTTCTCTCTTTTTAAGATACAAACGTACCTTGTTGTTGTTCCCAGCGATGGATTCTGGCATATGTGGCATACCTCGGGTTTCTCTGTTTATATGCTGTCCGATTTGATTTATCTGTGGCTATTGTTTGTATGGTAAAAACTAGTAACAGATCGCTGGGAAACGATCATGTCAATGGTACATGTCCAGGATCATCCGAAAGTATCGAAGTAACCAATCAGGTACACTTACGGATatattttacagtttgttttgtttttagataACCTGGCAAAAAATACatatgtcttcttttagagaaccactgaatggtaTGAAACCAGACTTATCATGAGTGTTTCTTAAGAgttactgaccaagtgttgttacaaagaaccactaaatggaatgaaaccaaacagcagaaatgtttcttatgagatgctggccaagtgttgttacatgtactttgtagccgatccatcgatcatccaagatggccgccatcagtggacttagtttaacatagaacccttTGGGAAATGCATTCAAGTGTCTTCATAtcgagaaccactgaatggatttAAACCAAACACAGCATGCGTGTTCATTCTGAGGTGCTGACTAGTggtgttactttgtagccgaccCAAGATGGCTGACAataggggacttagtttaacatagaatcatacgggaaatacatacaaatgtcttcttttagaaaaccactgaatggaatgaaaccgaatatggcatgaatattccttataagatgctgaccaagtgttcttactttgtagccgatccatcatccaagatggccttCCACGGGGGACTTATTTAActtaggaccctatgggaaatgcatacaaatgtcttcttacAGAAAACGCTGAGTGTAATGTAACCAAATATAGCATGAATTTTCCTTAAGAGGTGCTTaccatgtgttgttactttgtagccgatccatcatccaagatggccgtcagcgggggactttgtttaacataggaccctatgggaaatacatacgaATGTCTTAttttagaaaaccactgaatggaatgaaaccaaacatatcatgaatgttccttttgaggggctgaccaagtgttgttactttgtagccgatccatcatccaagatggctgccagtggtGGACTTAAACATAGGACCTAAtgagaaatacatacaaatgtcttcttttaaagAACCACAAAATGGTGttcaatattaaaccaaatttggcctaaatcattatttaagtatctgttataatttttatcttttattatatgatatcaaaaacccaaggtgagcgacacatgctcttgagagcctctatttttttcttctgaGAGCTGTCTAATGGTAGGGTTGGCACTCCTTCAAACTAATTTTACCCGCctcattctgtatttgcctgtcccaagttatgAGCATGTTATCAAGTGATTGTCGTATGTTGGTTTttttaccatatttgttttttcgttcattattttgtacataaatcaggcctttAGTTATctcgttttacatttgtcttttcggAGCCTTGTATAGCTtattatacggtatgggtttcACTCATTGTTGTAAGCCAAACGGTTATCTGTGatagttgttaattactgtgtcatttggtaCTGACTTGTGGtaagttgtcgcattggcaatcatactacatcttcctattttatacttTAGCACTTGTCGCGTTTCGCCAAGCATATGCCATTCATACACAATATTCGTGCAGTGTAGACAAGCATAAACAAAATGCGTACAATCTTTAGAGACAGAGAGAAAAGCAAGCCTCATCgagttgattgattgttagttgcttcacctccagtggcaaacatttcattcatattcaggATGATCGAGTATTATAACAGTATGCGTGCATTAAAAGAATATTGGAAGCCTTATAGagtcaaagggaaataacttgaCGCATTCAGAGGGgggaaatatgttttaaatagaCATTTTGTCCACGGTtccaatatacaatgtatttcttTTTACTGAATATTAATACCTATTGTGGTGGGCAGAACATTTtatagaaatgtaaaaaaaaaaaaaaaaaaatcagccgTTTATGTTGTTGTTGGAAGATTTGACTCTATCGCGTGCCCGCagtaatatacattgtatttaaatgTTTCCTCTAAATGCATACAAATTATTACTGTCCACGCTATATAGTAATTGCACGTAGTGACGCCAACCAGCTGGCATttcacatttttaattttatatgcaATAATTCATATTCTAACAGCATGCAGAATTTGACTGGGATAAAGACACTCGGGCGAATATACTATCCGCCTTCTTTTACGGATACATAATAACACAGATCCCCGGCGGATGGATTGCTGATAGATTTGGCGGGAGACGTATCATTGGTGCAGCTTTACTAATAGGTGGTATTTGTACAATTCTGACTCCAATATGTGCTCGTACATCCGTCATACTTGTTTACGTTGTCAGAGCTATCAATGGACTTGCATCGGTAAGTATACTTAAACCAACTTATTTCGCGGATTCTTTTATTCGCGTTAAGACTTGGATTGCGTACTTCGCGACGATCTTTTTTCGCGATTTTCGAAATTTCTTGGCATTCTTatagaatgaaatattttttgcaatattcgccataggcggatccaggggggggggcaTGATTCCATTGAAGCATGATAGGAGCGCCCCctcccccttaggtcagtcagcgccccccacccccccacccccaccccttgggaaaagttctggatccgccactgttcgcGACTTTTTGTTCGACTTATTCAACAACTAGTTTAGCTCGTAAAATTTGATTTCCCTCTTTACATCACACTGGATACTACGTTGTAATAAGAACTGGGTTCAATCATCtcattatttgaagaaaaaaacccacatatatctttatctttatttttcagttttttcattttacaaaacgTTGGCTTGTCAGGCTATAATCAGTCGGAGaacatgtaaataaacatttaagATGTTTTATTTATCTATAATTGCGGGGATATAGATTTTGTCATTAGACTTTCCACAAGCATGACAGTAATTTCATTGCTTTCTGTTTTGAAGGGTGTGTGTTTCCCAGCAATGAGCTCTGTGTGGGGACGATGGGCTCCACCATTAGAAAGAACTAAACTAATGGCATTATATTACTTAGGTATGTACTTACTAGTTTCAGACACTTTTTTATTACCTAAATGTGCATAGAATTATAACCTTATATAGtagttgtatatacatgtatacatttgaaataaagctATAAAGATATTATAAATaatttctattttgattttttttaggtcCTCCATCAGGTAGTGTGATAACCCTTGCGAGTTCTGGATACCTCTGTGAATATGGTTTTGACAATGGATGGGGCTCAATTTTTTATATAACAGGTTTGCcatttatattattaataaaattgagaatggaaatggggaatgtgtcaaagagacaacaacccgaccaaataaaaaaacaacagcagagggtcaccaacaggtcttcaatgtagcgagaaattcccgcacccggaggcgtccttcagctggcccctaaacaaatatatactagtccagtgataatgaacgccatactaatttccaaattgtacacaagaaactaaaattaaaataatacaagactaacaaaggccagaggctcctgacttgggacaggcgcaaaaatgcggcggggttaaacatgtttgtgagatctcaaccctccccctatacctctattcAATGttgtaaagtaaacgcataacaatacgcacattaaaattcagttcaagagaaatccgagtctgacgTCATTAAGTACGACATTCTAATTt
It includes:
- the LOC139511939 gene encoding sialin-like: MAAKATEQDDDDTNVPCCCSQRWILAYVAYLGFLCLYAVRFDLSVAIVCMVKTSNRSLGNDHVNGTCPGSSESIEVTNQHAEFDWDKDTRANILSAFFYGYIITQIPGGWIADRFGGRRIIGAALLIGGICTILTPICARTSVILVYVVRAINGLASGVCFPAMSSVWGRWAPPLERTKLMALYYLGPPSGSVITLASSGYLCEYGFDNGWGSIFYITGGVTLLWVLLWFILIRDTPLEHPWITDA